A single genomic interval of Roseomonas aeriglobus harbors:
- the flgL gene encoding flagellar hook-associated protein FlgL: MRVATSLQYDRLRDRMSALSTKADSLNNQLATTKRISTPSDDAAGYRALTALKRAGANSDAELKNVDLATSLLDSSSTALASVESQLSRVQAIAISAGSATLSVEQRKALSAEVDVILDDLVRVANTTDARGTPLFSGDSVATPYVITPAGASAATGTVSFTGSGEAGQIPIGDGRTIAATSSGANIFGNIPLKAGGTGDMFSIVKALSDKLKSGAPVTDDSVDIQAAMTSVVNAQTSIGARGARLELEKARLEDLALTREADRSSIEDADIPATITELKKVMTVLDATQASFGKLTSLSLFNYLR; this comes from the coding sequence ATGCGCGTCGCGACCTCCCTCCAATATGATCGGCTCCGCGACCGCATGAGTGCGCTGAGCACCAAGGCCGATTCGCTCAACAATCAGCTGGCGACGACGAAGCGCATCTCGACGCCGTCGGACGACGCCGCCGGCTATCGCGCGTTGACCGCGTTGAAGCGCGCGGGGGCGAATTCGGATGCCGAACTGAAGAACGTCGATCTCGCGACCTCGCTGCTCGATTCGTCCTCGACCGCCCTCGCCAGCGTCGAATCGCAGCTCAGTCGCGTCCAGGCGATCGCGATTTCCGCGGGCAGCGCGACGCTGAGTGTGGAGCAACGCAAGGCGCTGTCGGCCGAAGTCGATGTCATCCTCGACGATCTCGTGCGCGTCGCGAACACCACCGACGCGCGTGGCACGCCCCTGTTTTCCGGCGACAGCGTCGCGACGCCCTATGTCATCACGCCGGCCGGCGCGAGCGCGGCGACAGGAACGGTGAGCTTCACCGGCAGCGGCGAGGCCGGCCAGATCCCGATCGGCGACGGCCGCACGATCGCCGCGACCAGCAGCGGCGCCAATATCTTCGGCAACATCCCGCTGAAGGCCGGTGGCACGGGCGACATGTTCTCGATCGTCAAGGCGCTGTCGGACAAGTTGAAATCGGGCGCGCCGGTGACCGACGACAGCGTCGACATTCAGGCGGCGATGACGTCCGTCGTCAATGCGCAGACCTCGATCGGTGCCCGCGGCGCGCGACTGGAGCTCGAAAAGGCTCGGCTGGAAGATCTGGCGCTGACCCGGGAGGCCGATCGGTCGTCGATCGAGGATGCCGATATTCCGGCGACCATCACCGAACTGAAGAAGGTCATGACCGTGCTCGACGCGACGCAGGCGAGCTTCGGCAAGCTGACGTCGCTCAGCCTGTTCAACTATCTGCGCTGA
- the motA gene encoding flagellar motor stator protein MotA has translation MFVAIGLVVLLAMVFGGFAITGGALGPVLHAVPHEMLIIGGAAMGALIIGNSGKELKAVGGALGKVFKGPKYKKQDYLDTIFLVSKLMKMLRVDGPIALEPHVEDPKSSSVFSEYPRLLADHTLVNLIADTLRLVVVSSGTLDVHAVEEVMDNAIKTHHHEIQGPQGTLTSLGDALPALGIVAAVLGVVKTMGSIDKPPSILGGMIGSALVGTFLGVLLAYGIVGPLANRLQQVIDADSAIYHVVKQIIIASLHGHPQPLVIEAARSGIAHANQPGFGEVFDGLRGR, from the coding sequence ATGTTTGTCGCCATCGGCCTCGTGGTCCTGCTCGCCATGGTGTTCGGCGGTTTCGCCATCACCGGCGGTGCCCTCGGCCCCGTTCTGCATGCCGTGCCGCACGAAATGCTCATTATCGGCGGTGCTGCGATGGGCGCGCTCATCATCGGCAATTCCGGCAAGGAACTGAAGGCGGTCGGCGGTGCGCTCGGCAAGGTCTTCAAGGGGCCGAAGTACAAGAAGCAGGACTATCTCGACACGATCTTCCTCGTCAGCAAGCTGATGAAGATGCTGCGCGTGGACGGGCCGATCGCGCTGGAACCGCATGTCGAGGATCCAAAGTCGTCCTCCGTCTTTTCCGAATATCCCCGGCTGCTGGCCGACCATACGCTGGTCAACCTGATCGCCGACACGCTGCGCCTGGTCGTGGTGTCGTCGGGCACGCTCGACGTCCATGCGGTCGAGGAGGTGATGGACAATGCGATCAAGACACACCACCACGAGATCCAGGGGCCGCAAGGTACGCTGACGTCGCTGGGCGACGCGCTTCCCGCCCTCGGCATCGTCGCGGCGGTGCTCGGCGTGGTGAAGACGATGGGCTCGATCGACAAGCCGCCGTCGATCCTGGGCGGCATGATCGGTTCGGCACTCGTCGGCACCTTCCTCGGCGTGTTGCTCGCGTACGGGATCGTCGGCCCGCTCGCCAACCGGTTGCAGCAGGTGATCGACGCCGATTCGGCAATCTACCACGTCGTGAAGCAGATCATCATCGCCTCGCTCCACGGCCACCCGCAGCCGCTGGTGATCGAGGCCGCACGATCGGGCATCGCGCACGCCAACCAGCCCGGCTTCGGCGAAGTCTTCGACGGCCTGCGCGGGCGTTAA